DNA sequence from the Parasphingorhabdus cellanae genome:
CGACGTTGTGATTGCGGGCAAAGGTACCGATGACGCTGGCCGCGAGATGATAGTGCGGCAAATCATGCGCTTTTCACCGACCAGCCACATCCGGACCGTCTGTGTTTTCAAGGCTGAGCAGGATATCGCCGGGCGCTGTGACAAGGTTGGGCAAGCAGTGGTTTTGAAGGCCGGCCGAAACAGCGGAGCGGTTGAGGAATAGCTGCAGGATGACAAAGAGAAGAGATTGGTGCACCGGTCACCATGAAAAACCGCAAAAAAACCGGGCGAAAACACCGCCCGGTTTTCCTCTATATTTTGAATATGATCGGAAAAGTCATCACCAATAGGGTGTGACCATCCAATATTCATAAACGCTGGTTTGATATTGCCGGTCAAAAGCCTTGTCCGCCTCATCTTCCTTGAATCGCGGCGCCTGTTCCAGCTGTTCTTTGGTGACGTCGAGCTTGTATCCGCCCAGCTCCGTATCATAGTCCAGTTTGGCCCATGGCAAGCTATGCCGATCCGAACCAATACCAAGGAAGCCGCCGACAGATAGAATCGCGTCGGTTACACGGCCGGTTTGTTTTTCAATCATCAGCTTGTCGACGGTACCAATTTTATCATTATCAGCACCATAAATCGCAGTGCCTTCGACGCGGTCGCTGGCAATGACGGTACTGGTTCGATCATCTTCTTTTAACATCATGGAAAGCTCCTTTCTGGTTAGGGATCAAATGATCAGGCCTGTTATTTGTCGGGGGACAGTGTCTGATCACATGATATCAATCCGCGAAATCAAATTTGGTTCCTTTTCCGCCAGCGTGGCTAGACCCCGGTCTTGACGCCCAAAAGATGGAGAACCAGCAAGATGACAAAAATCACCGCTGCTCCATAGGCCAGATATATCGCAAAACCGGCGATACCGCCGAATCCAAGGGCTGCAGCAATTATCGCTACAATCAAAAATATGATCGCATATCGTAACATGTCTTCTCTCCACACTTATTGTTTACATGATGATAAGTCCTGCCACTCCAATAGGTTCCAACAGGCAACAGATAATGTTTCGAAACGCATCGTTCGGGAACCAAAGCCGTTCATAAAAGTTGTCTTCATAAGGATGAGGAGATGATGAAAATGACCGATAAGCAAACCGGCAATGACCGGAGTGAAGGTATCAAGAGCCGGGAAGCCGATCACCCCCGGCATACGTATCAAACGCCAGCTAATGTTCTGACGGACGAGCATCTAAGCACTGAACAAAAGCGCGACATATTGCGTTATTGGAAAGAGGATGTGGAAGCCCGCTTGCGGGCCGAAGGCGAAGGCATGGGTCAGTCCGAACCGATTTCAGCAGATAAGGAATCGACACTGGCAGAAGAGCAGCAGCTCATCAATCAGGCCTTGGCGGAAATCGAAAAATAACCGGCCCCTCTCAGTTTGGAGATTTGCCTATGGCGGTCGCTCTCATCGGTTTAGCCTTACGGGATCCAATGCAGCGATGGATGCGATTGCTCCTTATCTTAAAGAGTAATAGATATCTGATCGGCAGGTCGCGGGTCACTGGCCACCGACTTACCACCGGCTATTGTCAATGCATCAGAGCAAAGCCGCGACCTGTGCTTTCAGTTTAGCGTAATAATCCGCTGGTGCCCGGCCGAAGCTAATATCTATGGGCAACTCGCTGTCTTCCTGCCGCTCGGCAAGGAAGAAGATCGTGTCCGCGCCTGACCATATCCAGAAATAACCATGCCAGTCTTCCAGCTCATAGATCGCAAAGGCTTTGTCATCGTCGAGCAAGGCGGGATCAGCGCCGATAAAATCTTCAAAGCGCGCGCCGTCATTGCCAATCGCCGTGCTGATCGCCTTGCGATTAAACTGTCAGTCGTTCGGCTCGCTGGGCGTCAATATCTTCATATTCCATCGAGGCATAGGGGTCGTCAAAGAACATGTGCGACGAGCACAGTGCCACCTCTTGGGCGCCGCCATAGAGCGGGTCAGCTATGTCCGACTCATCAGCAAGAATGCCGAGGGCGATGGCTTTAAACTTCTCCTCGGACGCGCTGACGAGCTCGGTGAATAAAGCGTCGCTATCGGTGGGGTTGGTCCAGTCCCAGATGGAGGGGGCTTCGGCCATGATATTTCCTCTCAAGCAATCGTCAAACCTTGCAACAATTGCTTTCATTTCCAATTCTGTATCTCTTGTCAAATAGGCTGTAGCGGCAATCCAAGAGGGGCGGCAGGGGCATCTTCGTATAAAGGGTGATGCCGCGGCGGCTTTACCAAGCGCATCTGGTTACGGAGTAGAATATATTTTCAAAAGTCTTGTGCCCCTGCGAAGGCAGGGGTCCATCTCCGGACGGTTAGGTTTCTGAAGGGTGGGAGATGGATTCCTGCCTTCGCAGGTATATGGCGCGCTATTTCCCGGGCTCACTTTCCAATGGTAGAGACGACGAAATAATCTTGCGGGCAAATGTCTTTAGTCAGCTGGGCGACAGCCGCGCTTTGAGACACCGGTAGCGTCGCGCCGCCGAAATTGATCTGGTTACTAAAAAAGGCCGTTCCTCTGCCATGGGGAAGCATAATAGCGCTTTTGCCTCTTACAATAGTGACGACAGTACCTTCCGGCCAAAGCAGTGTGATTGGTCCTGCGGACGTATTTGCAACTATACAATTCCCGTCAGTCTCCAACCGTCCTTTCATGTCCGCCAACAGATATATTTCCGATGGATTGGCTATCGTGTCATATGGGTTGATAGCGAGGTGCGCGTCTTTCAATTTTTGGAAATTGCCTGTGGTGGAACAAGCCGCCAATCCGAAAACCAAGGCTGATGTTGTCAAAAAGCGCATATGCCACATATACTGGTCTCCAGATCAATTCTGTTCCCTCTGCTATACATCAAATGGATCACAAAACTATTCTTTCGAATATACTAAAGCCCACGCGCAAAACCGCTTTCCTACAGCATCAGCGAGATGGTATACGGCGGCGATGATCGCTTCACTTTTCTGCTTAGTATCGCATGTGCCGTCGACGGCGATATGGCCGTGTCTTTGTTTCCGCGAGCATAACGGTTCATCGGCGCAGGTACTCGGCTCAACCGAATTTCAACCCTCAGTTGCGTATAATTTGTATAATTTTCAACGAAGAAATCGTTTGAATTTTCAGCTGTGACTCTGAAGCCGCTGGCAACCGTCGTTAAGCGGTTTGCGTGCCATCTGGCAACGCGGCGGAAAACTCGCTTTCCGCAAGATCAATCAGATGCCGGTCATCTTCGTTCCACGGATGGAATCCGGGCAGGAAGAATTTTATCCACGGCACGATGATCTTCCGCGCCACGCCGGGCGTGACTAACAGGAAGCGGAGCAGCGTCATGTTGGTGCGGAAACCGGTAAAGCCATCCTGAGCCAGCAAGTCGAGCGTGTCACTATAGCGGTTGGTCCAGAAATTCCGGGTAATGACCAGCATCAAGAGCGACTTGACTTTCCAGCGCTGCCAGCGGGACCAGTCACGGGTCGCATAGAGCCAGGTGTCATAGGCGACGCCCTTATGCTCGATTTCTTCGAGAGCGTGCCAGCGCCACAGGTCCGCGGTTTCCTTGTCGGCCTTGGCAAAATGTTGCGGGTTGGCGATAAATTGCTGGGCCATGATCGCGGTGAAATGTTCAAGGATCATCGTCGCACCAAGATTGGCTATCGCAGGCCTTCCTTTGGTCATTTCCAGCGACTCGATGACGCGTTGTTCGATACGGCTCGTATCATAGCCCGCTTCCTCGACCCGGCGGTTCAACGCGACATGTTCGCGGGTGTGGATGATTTCCTGCTTCACAAACGCGCGGATTTCTTTTTGCAGTTTTTCAGGGGTGACGTCGCGAAAGGCTTTGACGCTTTCAATGAAAAACGCCTCGCCGCGCGGGAAAGTAAGGGACAGCGCGTTATAAAAGGCCGTCGCAACGGGATCGTTGTTCAGCCACCATCGGCCAGGCTGATGTCCTTCATCACGGCCAAAGCGGCGGTCACGCGGCGTGATCTGATGATCTTTCGGCGTGGGCGTATCAATTGTTTCCGGTTCCGCTTGCAGGCTGCTATGGATGTTCATAGGGGCATATTCTTTAAAGTTAGCTTTTACGCAAAAATTGTTTAACTTGCAGCATAGATATTAGGGTTACTTACATAGATGTCAATAGCTAAACGACGCCTCTCTCCTGAAGAAAGCCGCGGCATGGCCTTGGCTGCCGCGCGGGATTTGCTGATCGAGGCTGGACCGCAAGCGGTGACGCTTAAAGCCGTGGCCTCGCGGATTGGCCGGACGCATGCCAATCTTCTTCATCATTTCGGGTCCGCTTCAGGGTTACAGAAATCGCTCGCGCAATATCTGACGGATCAGGTTTGCGGGTCCATCGCGCAGGCGGTGCTGAAGTCGCGCACGGGCGAAGGTACTGTACGTGACATTGTTGACCTCACATTTGATGCCTTTGACAAACAGGGCGCGGGGGCCTTGTCATCCTGGATGTTGCTGACCGGCAATGAAGATGCGCTTGATCCGATTGTCGATGCGATCCATGCCTTGGTCGATGAACTGGGCGATGGCGGTCATGAAGATCGGGAAATGCATGAGGATACTTTGACGCTGGTGCTCATGGCGCTGGGGGACGCGTTGATCGGCGAGCGGCTTGCCGACTCGCTCGATTTGCCGCGCCATAGCGCCCGTGATCTGGCGGAAACCCATTTGGAGCATGCGCTCGACCGCTGGAAAAAGGAACATCCCGCCTGAATTTGGTCCATTTCCTGTCCGAAACGGCGCAGGTTTCTGCATCTTTTTAGCTTTTCGTTTCATAATCTCTTCCACAAGATATTTTTTGGATGTGGAGCTGCGACATGGAACAGAATCCCAATGCCATCGGCGATGCCCGGACATTGCACCCCGACGATCCCGCGCTTCATCTTGTTGGAGACAGCGCGGCGATCGAAGAAGTCCGGAGCTTGATCCGCTATGCTGCTGCGACGACGATACCCGTCATGATTACCGGGCCGTCGGGCTGCGGAAAGGAAGTGGTA
Encoded proteins:
- a CDS encoding TetR/AcrR family transcriptional regulator; protein product: MSIAKRRLSPEESRGMALAAARDLLIEAGPQAVTLKAVASRIGRTHANLLHHFGSASGLQKSLAQYLTDQVCGSIAQAVLKSRTGEGTVRDIVDLTFDAFDKQGAGALSSWMLLTGNEDALDPIVDAIHALVDELGDGGHEDREMHEDTLTLVLMALGDALIGERLADSLDLPRHSARDLAETHLEHALDRWKKEHPA
- a CDS encoding PRC-barrel domain-containing protein → MMLKEDDRTSTVIASDRVEGTAIYGADNDKIGTVDKLMIEKQTGRVTDAILSVGGFLGIGSDRHSLPWAKLDYDTELGGYKLDVTKEQLEQAPRFKEDEADKAFDRQYQTSVYEYWMVTPYW
- a CDS encoding metal-dependent hydrolase, with the protein product MNIHSSLQAEPETIDTPTPKDHQITPRDRRFGRDEGHQPGRWWLNNDPVATAFYNALSLTFPRGEAFFIESVKAFRDVTPEKLQKEIRAFVKQEIIHTREHVALNRRVEEAGYDTSRIEQRVIESLEMTKGRPAIANLGATMILEHFTAIMAQQFIANPQHFAKADKETADLWRWHALEEIEHKGVAYDTWLYATRDWSRWQRWKVKSLLMLVITRNFWTNRYSDTLDLLAQDGFTGFRTNMTLLRFLLVTPGVARKIIVPWIKFFLPGFHPWNEDDRHLIDLAESEFSAALPDGTQTA
- a CDS encoding DUF1328 domain-containing protein; translated protein: MLRYAIIFLIVAIIAAALGFGGIAGFAIYLAYGAAVIFVILLVLHLLGVKTGV